Sequence from the Sanguibacter keddieii DSM 10542 genome:
GGCGGCCTGGGATACTGGTCTGGTGCCTACCACCCCTGAGTCCTCCGAAGCCCTGAGCCCCGCCTCCCACGTCGTCGACCCTGCGGGGAGCGCGCCCGACGTCCTGGTCGAGCTCGAGATCGGTCGGATCGCTCACGGCGGGCACTGCGTCGCGCGGCACGAGGGACGCGTCGTGTTCGTCCGGCACACGCTGCCGGGGGAGACCGTCCGCGCTCGTCTCACCGACTCGGGGGAGACCGCCAAGTTCTGGCGTGCCGACGCGGTCGAGATCCTGGTCGCCTCGCCGGACCGTGTGCGGTCGGCGTGGCCGCAGGCAGGTGCTGACGGTGTCGGTGGCGGCGAGCTCGCGCACGTCGCGCTCGAGGCGCAGCGCCGCTGGAAGGCCGGGGTCGTCGAGGAGCAGCTCTCACGCCTGGCCAAGATCGACCGTGAGGTCACCGTCGAGCCTGCCCCCGGTGACGACGAGCGTGGCGGCCTCGGCTGGCGCACCCGCATCGACCTCGTCGCAGACGCCGACGGTCGTGCCGGCATGCGTCAGTTCCGCTCTCACGACGTGCTCCCGCTGAACACCATGCCCCTCGCCTCCGCCGAGGTGCTCGCGGCCGCTGACGCAGAGAAGATCTTCGCCAAGCGCTGGACGCCCGGCGCCGAGATCGAGATCGTGGCGCCCGCCGACGGCTCGGACCCGATCGTCCTCCTCGACGGGCAGGTGCTCCGCAACGGCCACCTCGACACCCGACCGAACGTGCGCCGCTCCGTGTCGGAGACGGTCACGGTCGACGGTGAGGAGATCAGCTACCGGGTCGCGGCCGACGGCTTCTGGCAGGTGCACCGCGAGGC
This genomic interval carries:
- a CDS encoding class I SAM-dependent RNA methyltransferase, with translation MPTTPESSEALSPASHVVDPAGSAPDVLVELEIGRIAHGGHCVARHEGRVVFVRHTLPGETVRARLTDSGETAKFWRADAVEILVASPDRVRSAWPQAGADGVGGGELAHVALEAQRRWKAGVVEEQLSRLAKIDREVTVEPAPGDDERGGLGWRTRIDLVADADGRAGMRQFRSHDVLPLNTMPLASAEVLAAADAEKIFAKRWTPGAEIEIVAPADGSDPIVLLDGQVLRNGHLDTRPNVRRSVSETVTVDGEEISYRVAADGFWQVHREAPSLLAQVVLDAARGGADGDLTDATVVDLYSGAGLFTVPLAKAVGQVGRVVAIEGDERAVKDARRNAHAFEQVELHVGQVDQVLRTAGHGAIAGADVVVLDPPRTGAGAKTIAQIVALSPSRIVYVACDPAALARDIAYLAKDGYELESVRAFDLFPMTHHVECVAVLTR